In Shouchella patagoniensis, the following are encoded in one genomic region:
- a CDS encoding L-threonylcarbamoyladenylate synthase, translated as MIYKQTKVWTVDNRTEDQQQTNSISEAALWIKENKLIVFPTETVYGLGANALSEEAVATIFSAKGRPSDNPLIVHIGHEEQLNQLVRTIPDKAKKLVEAFWPGALTLVFNAKPSVAPNVTAGLDTVGVRMPSHPIAKALLQACDVPVAAPSANRSGRPSPTSADHVLIDLDGRVDGVIDGGATGIGLESTVLSVVHDPPMLYRPGGVTVEDIESVIGPISIDPALQESEAAPRSPGMKYTHYSPQAKVVLVDKPVDLQRLADDARKQGEKVGVFATRTSFAYRADEVVKSESLERVAQELYATLREFDKRKVTVIYVETVPLSGVGLAIMNRLEKAAGGARV; from the coding sequence ATGATTTATAAACAAACAAAAGTATGGACTGTGGATAATCGCACTGAAGATCAACAACAAACCAATTCCATTAGCGAAGCGGCGCTGTGGATAAAGGAAAATAAACTAATTGTCTTTCCAACTGAAACGGTTTATGGGCTAGGAGCAAACGCCCTTTCAGAAGAAGCTGTGGCAACAATCTTTTCTGCAAAGGGGCGTCCGAGCGATAATCCATTAATCGTGCACATTGGTCATGAAGAACAACTGAATCAACTTGTCCGAACGATTCCGGATAAAGCGAAAAAGCTAGTTGAAGCTTTTTGGCCAGGTGCACTAACGCTTGTGTTTAATGCGAAACCGTCAGTTGCACCGAATGTAACAGCTGGTTTAGATACCGTTGGTGTAAGAATGCCTTCTCATCCAATCGCAAAAGCGCTCTTACAAGCGTGTGATGTGCCGGTAGCTGCACCGAGTGCAAACAGGTCAGGACGTCCGTCGCCAACTAGTGCAGACCATGTGTTGATTGATCTAGATGGAAGAGTGGACGGTGTTATTGATGGAGGTGCTACGGGAATTGGCCTTGAATCGACTGTTTTAAGTGTTGTTCATGACCCGCCGATGCTCTATAGACCGGGTGGGGTAACTGTGGAAGACATAGAGTCTGTCATTGGCCCTATCTCGATTGATCCTGCGCTTCAAGAAAGTGAAGCGGCGCCTCGGTCTCCGGGAATGAAGTATACGCACTATTCGCCCCAAGCGAAGGTCGTACTTGTGGACAAGCCTGTGGACTTACAGCGTCTAGCTGATGATGCACGCAAACAAGGAGAAAAAGTAGGCGTCTTTGCTACAAGGACAAGCTTTGCATATCGTGCAGATGAGGTTGTTAAGAGTGAAAGTCTAGAGCGTGTAGCGCAAGAACTCTATGCGACATTACGGGAGTTTGACAAGCGCAAGGTTACAGTTATTTATGTAGAGACAGTGCCGCTTTCGGGAGTCGGGCTAGCGATTATGAATCGACTAGAAAAAGCGGCAGGGGGAGCACGAGTGTAA